The Lysobacter enzymogenes DNA segment CACGGTCGGCGAGTTTGGTCATGACGGTTCGCTCCGCCGGCGCGGCCGGCCGGGATGCGCGGCGCGCGGGCCGCGGCGCCCCCTGCCCGCGCCGCGTTCCGCGCCGCCCCGGCGGCCGCGACGGAATCAGCGCGCCTTCGAAACCGTCAGGCCGCTGGTGTCGACCTTCTTGACGCCATCGATGTTGCGCGCGATGGACGCGGCCTTGTCGGCCTGCGCCTTGCTCACGCTGCCCGACAGCATGACCACGCCGTTGACGGTCTCGACCTTGATGTCGGTGCCCGGCACGCCGCCGGTCGCCATCAGTTCGGTCTTGACCTTGGTGGTGATCCAGGTATCGCCGACCGGCTGCTGCGAATCGCCGGCGGCGGTCGCGGCAGGATCCTGCGCGGTATCGGCGCGGGTTCCGGCGGTCTGCGCGCCGGCGGCGGTGGACAGCGCCAGGCCGAGCGCGGCGGCGATGGACAGGGTCTTCATGTGCGCGGTTTTCATATGCGGTTTCTCCGAATATGCAGCGCGTGCGCTGCGAATGAGCGGCGATGGGGTTGCGGGCGCGCAGGTTCGACTCAATGCGAATCCTTGCGGCCCGAACCGGATTTCTTGCCGCCGTGGTCCTGCTTGTTGACGGTGCGCCAGGCGCGCTCCTCGGCTTCCTGCTTCGGCACGCCTTCCTTGCGATAGCTCTCCTCGATGTGTTCGGCCTGGCGTTTTTGCTTGTCGGTGTAGGACGACTTGTCGCCGCGGGGCATGTTCGGTCTCCGATAGCGTGGGGCCGGATCGCCCGGTCCGGTGGAGGGCGCGATTGCTGCGAGCAACGTTCGCCGCAGGCAATGTGTCGCGTGTTGTCGGATTACACGCTAGCGGGCAGCGGGTTAAGCGCCGACCTGCGAGGCGTTAAGGCGAGGTCGCGGGTTCATGCGCGCGGCGTCATGGCCGAGTAATCCTGGAGGACGGCGTGAATGGGCAACCGATAACCCATGTGGGAGGGCCTTCAGGCCCGACGCTCTCCGCTCCGATCACTGCGACCGGAGCGGAGAGCGTCGGGCCTGAAGGCCCTCCCACAAACAGCGGGGACCGTTAGTTGTCGAGCCCGGCGCCGCGCCGGTGTCCGCGGTCTTCGCTCATGTCGCGCAGTTCGCGCTTTTCTTCGGCCCGGTGTCGCTCCCGGGCATCGCGCCGCGAATCGGCGCCACCGTCGGCTTCGCGCCGCCGGGCTTCATCGCGCGCCTTGCATGCGAGGTCCTCATAGCGCTTGCGGAAGCGCTCCAGCGCATCCTCGTCGAGCTCTTCCAGATCCAGCAGCGCGTTCTCGGCCGAGCGGGTCGCGCGGATAAGTTCGTCGAGCTTGATCTGCACCGCCGCGGCATCGCGGTTCTGCGAGTTCTGGATCAGGAACACCATCAGGAAGGTGACGATGGTCGTGCCGGTGTTGATCACCAACTGCCAGGTGTCGGAGAAACCGAACAGCGGCCCCGACACCACCCAGGCCACCACCACCGCCACCGCCAGGCCGAAGCACAGCGGGTGGCCGGCGAATCGCGACGCCGCCTTGGCGCCGCGCTCGAAGCCGCGGCGCAGCGCGCTCACCGCCGTCCGCGCTCGCGCTGGATGCGTTCGCAGGCGGCCACGGCCACCGCGCGCGCATCGTCCCAGTCCAGGCGCGAGGCGCCGTGCACGCGGCGATAGCGGTCGCGCAGCTGTTCGTCCAGTTCCGGCCAGTCTTCGACCTGGCCGCGCACGTACGCATCCAGGCCGAGCTTCACCGCCGGCTCGTAGTCGCTGAAACGCAAGCCCGGACGTCCGAACAGCAAGCGGTAGTTGGCGCGCCAATAGCTCAGTTCCGAGTCCAGGTCGATCGCGTCGGGCGACATCGGCGAAGGCGCGGCGTCGACCGGCGCGAGGGCGGCGGCGGAGCGGCGTTGGCTGGCGCTTTGCAGGGGTTCCAGGCGCATTGCGGTTCCTCGAAGAAGGCGGCGCGCGTACCGATCCGTCGCGCCGGTGCGGGAGGCGAATGCTGCGAACAAGAGTGCGGACGCGTCGTCGGTTTCCGCGTGCGCGTTCGCGCTTTCGCTTCGATCACGGCCCCCGTCGGACACCATGCCACCGTGCCGCGCGAAGAGGGTGTCGATACAGCGCAAGCGCATTGTTTTCGCGTTCATGTTCGCGCTAACGAATGCGGCGCAACGATGAATGCGATTGCGTCCAATCGCCGCGACGCAGCGCGATTGCGCGCATCCGCGCCGCGCCGCTTCACATCGTTTGCCGTCACGACGGAACTGCGTCGCGGT contains these protein-coding regions:
- a CDS encoding BON domain-containing protein, with the protein product MKTLSIAAALGLALSTAAGAQTAGTRADTAQDPAATAAGDSQQPVGDTWITTKVKTELMATGGVPGTDIKVETVNGVVMLSGSVSKAQADKAASIARNIDGVKKVDTSGLTVSKAR
- a CDS encoding DUF6053 domain-containing protein, yielding MGGPSGPTLSAPITATGAESVGPEGPPTNSGDR
- a CDS encoding low affinity iron permease family protein, yielding MRRGFERGAKAASRFAGHPLCFGLAVAVVVAWVVSGPLFGFSDTWQLVINTGTTIVTFLMVFLIQNSQNRDAAAVQIKLDELIRATRSAENALLDLEELDEDALERFRKRYEDLACKARDEARRREADGGADSRRDARERHRAEEKRELRDMSEDRGHRRGAGLDN